The genomic segment CCGATTTGAACGGAATTTCCTATTGTCAAGGCGTTTGCCTACAATCGTTTCAACGGAACCGGTTACAGCACCAGTAGACGAGGCCTTCACGAATGAAGAAATTGAGCAGATAGAAGTGGAACTCGAAACAGATGATGAAAATCATCTATCAACACTTCGCCTCTTAAATCCGGGGGATCAAGTTGTTGCTGGCCAACAACAGCGGGCATCTGGCAAGTTAATTTATAATCTGGTTCGACCCCTCGCGACTGACGGTTCCGAGGACGGCCGCTATACGATTGAGTTTACGCCAATCAGTGCTTCCGGGCGCAACGGTGAAACGCAACGATTGACGTTCATATATGACACACAAGCACCAGAAATTGAAAGCGATGATGTAATCAATCTTGTCGTTGCACAACCCGGGGTTAATAATTCACTGACAGAGATTCGCGTCAACCTCACCGATAATACATCTGGTATTGATTGGGAAAATCTCGACGAAAAATGGTTAACTTTTGAGCGATTATCACCAAACGCATCCAAAATTTCAGGGCGAGTTGACGACGATGGACAAGGTAACCTCACTTTCCGCCTCACGGCACCCCTCGCAGACAACGGTTCCGCAGATGGCGAGTACCGAATTACCGTTAACCCCAAGGACCGCGCAGGAAACGATGATGAGCCTTATGAAAGGGTCTTTATCTACGATACCAGTCCGCCAATGATTGATGCTGGCACATTACTTATTAACGATGCTCCATTGCTTGTTGACATTAACACGGACAATTATCCGACCGCAGTCTCTACAACCGGTGGTGTGGTCATACAAGCAAATATCTTTGATACAGGCTTGGGGGTCAATCTTGCACAATCAAAAATTACTGTGAGGCGTCCGGACGGATCGGAACTTTCTGGCAACACGCAGCAAAACGGCGTAGACACGATCGTTTTTAAATCAGATGGATTGACCCTTCGAGGAAACTATCAAGTCGAAGTTACCAGTATTGGAAACGACTCCGAACTCCTCGGATTCGCTCCAACCGATTCCATCACAACAGAATTTCTCTATGAAACAGGTGAACCTACCGCTACTGTAACCAGTGATGGTGGTGAAACCGAACTAACCGATGAACCACTGCCGTTAGAAGGCACAGCCACCGACCCGGCGGGCACACAGCGCATCGGTGAAGGCGAAATTCCTGTTCAGGCATCCGGTGTCTGGCTTGTCGAAATCGTAGGGACCGGTCCAGACGATCAACCGATTGCCCCGGTCCCAGCGGTCGATGACAGCAACGCGCAAGAAGAACCGTGGAGCCGCTGGTCAATCGACTTCCTGCCGACGCGTTCGGGTGAATACGACTTAGATGTCCGCGTCACAGATAACGCAGGCAACTACGCCGTTTATGACATCGGAAAGTATACAATGTCTGTATCCCTCACCTTCCGTGGTTCAACATTTGGGTGGCCAAATCCGCTCCGCCTCTCACAACGAGATGTCGCTTTCTTCTCCTTTGATGTTAATGTACCCCTCGGGGAGACGATCGAACTCACTTTGAGCATCTATGATTGGAGTGGAGATATGGTGCTATCACAAACCTATCCGGATGTTGTTTCCGGACAGCGGAACGACCAATTGGTTAAATGGAATTTGGAGAACCAGTCAGGTAACACTGTCGCAAGAGGGCTCTACATCTTCCGTTTAGAAGCCGTCAATGCAGCAGGAAACAGTGCAAATGTTGTGGGCAAGGTGCTTGTTGTTGACTAAGAAAGAAGTTACCAGTTACCAGTTGTCAGTTACCAGAGGGAATAGTAACCAGTTACCAGATTAACTCCCTCTTAACTGGACACTGGACACTGGTAACTCTAAAAAAGGAGAATTCATGATGCTGAAAAGGGGAGCCGTTCAAATCGTAATGGCACTTCTCATAATAACTGCAGCTGCCCCAAGTTTGCACGCTGATATTAACGATGGCGCGGGAACAGTCGGTGCCGCTTTCCTGAAAATTGAAGGTGGCAGCCGACCCGCCGGATTGGGCGGTGCCTTCGCTGGACTTGCTAACGACATCAATACCATCTTTTGGAATCCAGCAGGGTTAACCGCCGTCAATGACCGAGAATTGACCGCGATGCAACACTTTTCGTTCGCAGAAATTAACAACCAAACCATCGGATACGCGCAGCGCATAGAACGGCTCGTTTGGGGTGCCAGTTTCCTCGGTAGTTTCACCGAAATTGAACGCCGACAGGGACCAACCGAAGATCCAGATAGTACCGCAACGATCGGTGGGTTTGCTACAGGTTTATCCCTCGCCTATCCACTCGGCGAAGCAATATCAGTTGGTGGTACAGCAAAGATAATTTCAGAGCAACTGGATATTCAGAACGCCTATGGAGTTGCAGCAGATGTCGGATTAATTTTGCGCTTGCTTGACAATCACCTCGGTATTGGTGTTGCTGTTCAAAATGCGGGGGTCTTAGACGGTGGAGAAAACTTGCCGATGGCACTTCGGGCAGGAGTCGCTTACAGAACGTGGAAACAACCTGCTGCAGAAGCAGAGACAGATAAACCGATGCCGGCGCAGGAGGTATGGGCATTGGTCGCAGACGCACATCTCCCGCTTCTTGATGCAAATCCGAGTTTTCATATCGGGGCAGAGCGGTGGTTTTACGAGAGTATCGCGGCACGCGTCGGATATCGAATCGGTCTGAACCAGAATCCAAGCGACGGATTAGCACTCGGCATCGGCGTACGACGCAGTGGTGAAGACGCGTTAGCAAGTATCGACTTCCAGTTTGATTACGCTTTCGTACCAGATGCTTATGTCGGCAACGCACATCGCGTCTCTTTCATCACACGCTTCTAAATAGTTATCAGTTGTCAGTTTTTATAGTTGTCAGTTATCGGTTATCAGTTGTCAGTTAAGAGGGTTCTTGTGGAGGACCGTTGAGGTTAGTGTCCAAGCAACAGCAAACCTCAAGGCAGACTGGCAACTCTTAAAATTGACTGCCTATTGCTGACTGCTATTCTTTCTGACAACTGAAAGATTTTTTCTCCGAAAAAATCGTACTGACGACTGACAACTGACAACTATTAAACACTTGCCTCAAGCATTCGTTCAATTGGCGTGCGGGCTTTGTCTATCGTCTCAGGACTCAGCGTAATCTCATATTCATCAAGGTCCTCGTCCCGATCAATCGCTTCCAAGATCTTTGCTATCTTGCCCAAATTGACTTGTGCCATGTGGGAACATCGGACCGAGCATGCTGTCCAGAATTGAACTTCTGGAAATTCCTGCGCCAAGTTAGAAGTTAACTCACATTCCGAGGCAACGAAAGCACGTTCGAGTTGTTTAGCTGCAACACGTTCCGCTATGTCCTTCATAATCTGACTGGTACTGCCGTAAAAATCTGCTTCCTTTAAGACATTCGGCCGGCATTCCCAGTGCGCATATAACTTACGGTGGGAGTGTCCTTTCGGGATTTCAAAGGATTCACGGATGCCGAGAAGATCATCAAGTGTGAATTTTTCGTGAACCTCGCAAACTGCCCCGCGTGCTGTGTTGTCTTTGCCGGGATAGACGACATTTTTCTCGTCCTTCAACTCTTCCTCTAAATTCTGCGCGAAGAAGATATCCGGCACAAAGATCAGTGTATCCCCGGGCATAGATTTAGCGATGTGTGCTGCATTCGCTGACGTACAGCAGATATCCGATTCTGCTTTCGCGTCGGCGTAACTATTGATATAGATCATCACTGGTGCCCCGGGATACAGGGATTTCAGTTCCCTAACATCTTCAGCACCGAAGTTATCGGCGAGCGAGCACCCCGCTGTTTTATCGGCAACTAACACCGTTTTGCTCGGATTCAAAATTTTTGCTGTCTCCGCCATAAACGGTACACCGTTAAAAAT from the Candidatus Poribacteria bacterium genome contains:
- a CDS encoding PorV/PorQ family protein, whose protein sequence is MMLKRGAVQIVMALLIITAAAPSLHADINDGAGTVGAAFLKIEGGSRPAGLGGAFAGLANDINTIFWNPAGLTAVNDRELTAMQHFSFAEINNQTIGYAQRIERLVWGASFLGSFTEIERRQGPTEDPDSTATIGGFATGLSLAYPLGEAISVGGTAKIISEQLDIQNAYGVAADVGLILRLLDNHLGIGVAVQNAGVLDGGENLPMALRAGVAYRTWKQPAAEAETDKPMPAQEVWALVADAHLPLLDANPSFHIGAERWFYESIAARVGYRIGLNQNPSDGLALGIGVRRSGEDALASIDFQFDYAFVPDAYVGNAHRVSFITRF
- a CDS encoding quinolinate synthase; the encoded protein is MHSKGETSHTTDAPDCTTDLSIEDVKQELYNRHHPSLTFLDIEAHARTVHKIRTLKQKHNVVMLGHNYMEPLVFGLSEKEEQGDSLGLSMYAAKTESPYLIFNGVPFMAETAKILNPSKTVLVADKTAGCSLADNFGAEDVRELKSLYPGAPVMIYINSYADAKAESDICCTSANAAHIAKSMPGDTLIFVPDIFFAQNLEEELKDEKNVVYPGKDNTARGAVCEVHEKFTLDDLLGIRESFEIPKGHSHRKLYAHWECRPNVLKEADFYGSTSQIMKDIAERVAAKQLERAFVASECELTSNLAQEFPEVQFWTACSVRCSHMAQVNLGKIAKILEAIDRDEDLDEYEITLSPETIDKARTPIERMLEASV